tatatatattttttaaatctgtaaatctTAATGTTGCTACTGTACTTTTTGTAAAGTTCTAGCAACCACAGCTGcccttttttaacatttcatcaaggtttttttttttttactgcagcgTCAGCATATTACAAAATCTGCTTTGAGAAGAGACACAAACCTGTGAGTATAAGTTGAGGAGATGGCAGCGGATTGGCTGGGACAATTGGTCTTTGTGGATGTCGGGTCTTTTTGCTAGAGACAGTGGGCAGAATGGATTTGGGCAAGGCAAAGTTGACTGGCTGTGAGTTGAGTGAGGTGGAGGTTGAGGCTGCAGGCTGTGTAGATGGTGCAGCGGGCAGCTCAAAGCTTGTTCTGTGACTGAAGCTAGTGGCTGCATCAGTGGGAGTTACTGTGGAAGGGGCAGTGTGCGTTATTACAGATGGAGGTGGGATGCTTGGGACGGGCTGGGGGACTGTAGTAACTGCAGAAACACCTTCACACTGGAGAGATTGCTGGGCTGGTGGGAGAGGAGGAGCTGGCGGTGGCAGGAGTGATGGGACGGTGGGGGTCACTTGCTCCGGTAAAAGAGGCATGTAGGTTTGTGGATAGGGTGGGCCAACAGAGTTACCATTGTCCTGGCTGGAGACTGAGAGGTGGCTGGGCAATGGAGCAGAGGGGGTGAGGCGGTAGTCCAGTGGCACAGAGGGAAGCTCTGTGGAGAGCGGCATGGATGACAGCAAAGGAGCCTAACAAAAAACAGATACGAATATCAGCACACTCTGACAGAGACATCAGGCTCTTTCCTGCCTTTCTAGTGGCCATATAgttatctgagaaaaaaaaatcctaaatctCAAAAGTAGGAATAGATAGTATAGTAAAAATTTGCAATATGTTTGCTATTGTGGTAGAAGacaaatacattaatacacaTTAACACTATAAAGcttactgtatcatatttgatatgcaaatttctaaggcctctaaattatgattatctttgctgaaaaaaatgtttgttttatataatctactacatgctttctgtcatctgattgatagtttatactttttcaGCAAGTAAAAGATATTACAGCACAATTTTAAAAACGTCCTCCTTCAGGTAGTGGTTTAAGTGTCTTCTTGCTgtggaattttttaaaaattttcaatcAATTATTTTTGCGTACATTTATTGGTTATTCTTACATTAAGTAAATGCAAGAATAACTGTCATATTAGGTTTACTTGATTTGTATGGATAATCACATAAGATCAGGCTTTTCAGGAACGTTTATTCATCTCTGCTTTGATTATAAACTCAGCAATTAAATATCAACTTAGGGAGTTGTATTATTGGGAGGTTTTGCATGAGAACTGATATCTACCTGCATTTTACTTAACTAGTCTGCTATACTggaataaagattgcattgattTACTTTACAGACCATCAGaattttatattactgtttggccatataaatatcagcaactgcaccaaattgcatatttttgctcagtctGGGTCTCTGAATACCCCCCTTGTATACAAGCTTTAAATTCTCCTTTATTATATACTATGAGCCATAAAAGCTTAAGGTATCAAATGTCAtactcaaaaaaatatatacaaaatgttttttttgttttgtattttatctaaatgttcaataaactgcttagtttgaaaaaaataataataataataatgtgccaAAGAGCATGAAAAGAGTGTGACAAAGGGTGTGAAAATATAagcctgtggtgacatttctgcattATGTGAcattatgttgcttcttgcaaCACTTTAAAAGTGAAATGCCCAGTTGAATGGGGCTAAATGCACAACATGGCAAACTTTCTTTTTCATTGGTTGTTGTAAATAGTGTTAGTTTGGATatgaaatgtctggtgagtggCGCTATAGGTTAATGCAAGGACAATGGTTaattctttaaaatttaaataatgtaccACCTACCATAactgatgtaaatgtaaatgtgaggtaaaaacatatttgctgaagcaaccatgccattttatttTGCTTCTACAAGTGTTCGAGCTCATTTGTTGTGACTCATTTGGACTTCatcaggtgagctactgagcaagtttacaatGTCTGAATTCACACATATTgagctggttatgtgatacaAACATCAAAAAGTGataagtgttttgaggtcataacaatattgtgcaagaaactgtgtaaaaataaatctttattgaTCTATAATGGATCTCTGCACtcataatttatgtgaaaattaataaaagttgttggtgttttattacCACTAGTATACCTTTCACCTGGACACTGCAGTAAATGTATGTACAGGTACACTTTtggagttttgcagaaatgtagataaaggcatgttttcttttttagtgaGCCTATGTGTAATTTAATGCACTCATTAAATTTTCTAGCATTCACTAGCATTCATAGCAAAATAATTACTTGCGTTACACAAATGTTCCAAAGTTTACACACTTAATACTTTGTGTCAATACCTGGATAAAATCCCATCTTTGTCCTAAGCAAATAAATtgcaggacctggaggatttttctgaaatgttcagttataataataaatgggTTAAAATGGAAGTTCAAAACAAGATGAATTTTTTCTGAGGACACTGTGGCagttgtgtatttgtgtaaaaCATTCAAGTAAAATTCAATTCTTAGGTTTAATACCTAACAataggagggggaaaaaaacattattttcttagaataaatagttcagttatttgttttttttgacacatATACAACTCAGCCTTACTGTAGCAAGCATTCTAATGGGTCTTTCTTCcaaatgttcagttataataatatgtaatcattCTAATGGGTTACACTCACATTGTTGAGTTTTATAATTATAACGAAGCAACTGTGCATTTATGGGTTACACTCACATTGTTGAGTTTTATAATTATAACGAAGCAACTGTGCATTTGTGGAGGAGGACAGAAAGTGCTTACAAAACAGGGCCAACTACATCCCTACAAATCTGTGAATCCAGGGACAGGATTGTTACCTGTGTTTGGGAGCTGCTGCTGGTTAAGGGAGTGACGGATGGGGCAGTGGGGGAAGTGGAGGGGAAGGCTGGCTGACGCAGGGTGTGAAACaaatctagttaaaaaaaaaagaagagaaaaagtaaaacaaaatgtttgatCCAGTCAGTTAACTTTTGAACTACTCTGACAGATTCAGTGAATTTGTTGTACATTAATTGAATTTCAGACCAATTTATGATATTGTCATGTTACACAAAATGGTTTGATTGATTCAATTATCCAAAATCAACAGCTGAAAGAGTGAATTAGTCACAAATCAGAcaccaaaaaaaatctatacagtaatattgtgaaatattaacacaatttaaaatatatatattttttattttaaaatgtaatttattcttgtgatgcgaagctgaattttcaggattattactccagtcttcaatgtcacatgatcgttcagaaatcattttaatctgattttatttaaatcatgctgatttggtgcagccatcactttatattttaaaatatatttaaaaagaaagaaattttcacaaaattaccgtttttactgtatttttcgtTAATAAAATGCAGAATCGGTGATCATAAAAGTCTTCTttcaaagaaattacaaaaaattcttaaatattcCAAACAACTATGGCAACACTTTAGATGGGGaaacatattcactattaacaaagacttttccctcaataaactcctagtttgctgcttattaatggcTAGTAAGGTAGTGGTTTAGTTTATGTATGGGGTAGGTttaaagtagggatgcaccggttgaccggccataaatcggaaccggcgggtttttgcttaaaatacgcgatcggcaatcggccggtttttggtctttttttcggACGATTTTTCCAGAAGTGCGCCTGCGTGcccagactacattgtaatcattcgctatcatgtcatttgtgtggaagtatttcgaaatctgtgcgcaggacacaGGCAGCCGTTCAGCAGTGGAAGTGCAgagctacatgtctgaggcacagatagcaggaagcgaaCAACCTACTGCacaaaataagagcccctttcctgcgcCGCTCGCTGAAGTTGCacgagcgtactgtacctgtccgcgCCCTGCACAAGCGGAtacagtgaagggatgttcagctcaacttctcgtgTATTGGATGAGAAATTAAAcggactaaaatgtttttttttttttttttgtaaagtagaacttgcatacacgtttgagaAGCCATAAGTAAACGTCACTTCggtataggatgattatttttattttaccttaaaattacatcaacttaatttgatttaaaaatcacctgctgcagcacactgaaaaaaagtgtttcattcatccaattaaaaaaaatttagagtaatgattcacatctatatatttttttttttaaacttgagacaaaggtatttatttttcattgactcaagtaaaaaaaaaaatacagacgtgaatcattaccctatttttttttttaattggacgaatgaaacactttgcatctttgttttattcgcaccaacattatttgattttaacattttggaataatttatttatatagcatactttatttagtctcactggtaaagaccttttttatttaaaaccaaatttaaaaactaatacaaatactgaatgctgattaagaaacatcttattgaatgggtgttgattgtgttgtctggattgtagaactatgcagttgttgcctttaatttcacatggttacagttaatgttttcatttaaggccagttctatgtagttccaacccaattcaaaaatgaaagctaaatgctgatgtctatACCATCTATGTATGTactgaatgtaggctacttactgtgccgttactgccgttaatttcagatgtttgcagttattgttttcaatagccaaaagccagtttggcctattaaataacaaataaacatcttgtttatgcatactttccttctttcttgtttgttgcttaaagaaagaaaaaataaataaatcggaaatcggtatcggccagtttgcttgtaaaaaaaatcggtatcggaatcggccatgaaaaatcatgatcggtgcatccctagtttaaaGGGATCTAACATATGGTCatgtaaaataaagcataatatgtgctttataagtacaaataaacagccaatatgctactaatatgcatgctaatcaGCAACTTgttcatagttaatagtgaatctAAAGTGTTAACCAACCACTCATTTTGTCAACAAGTCAATCCATAATTTGCCAGTTAACAAGAGTAAATGTGCTTGTACCTTGCAGAGGCTCAAAAGTGTCCATGAAGTCCAGATTGGGTTGCAGTGGGATGAGGCCTGGCTGGATCATATCTGCATTACCTGCATGGGCTAAGAGGACAGCGAGGCTTAGGGACAGTTTATCATACTCTCGAATTAACATGTTAACAAGGCAGACTTCGATTGCCATTTCTCACCAATCTCCCTCGGATTGGGCCATGCTACAGGTTGATGAGAGGCCAGTGTGGAAAAGAGTGTGTCTGAGAATTCAGACATGAGCACATCCATGTCGAAGAGCGAGTCCATCTCCATTGGAACAGGTGAATCATGACTCTTGCGGGATCTGCGACGGCCCCCCACACTGAAATCCTCATCCTGGTACAAGAGGACACGGCAAGTGTCTGGACACACTTCCCCAAAAAGTGAAAACTGTTCCTCTGCCCCCTTTGGAGGTCAAAATGCAACAAGCAGGCCAGGTCAACAGAGACACTCAAGGTTCATGCAAAGTTAAATGCAGGCATCAAGCATGTGTACTTGCAATTGCACTAGCAGTCAAAAGTTATTTGAACCacttctttttagtgaactaaaggaaccagttcaccaaatcggaccGAACCATCTGAAACAGTTCACGGCTTGAGCAGCAAAGATCTACAAGTCACTCAATCAAAACTAATTTACAGATCTCTCACAGTCAGTCTGCCTCACAATAATACCAATTCCAAAAAATACCAGCATATCTGATCCTATGATGAATGAACTCTTTTAGCACTCCAGCTCCTCCAAtagtcactgaactgaggaaagAGTTCCAAAAGAGAAAAGATCCGCTGATATGTGCATGTGAGTATTCACTTAAATGAAGGGggcaaaatgaaagttttgtggtttctcatggtttatgtaaaaaggGGAGTTGATTaagactagtttattcactttatatgttTAAAACTTGTAAAACATCTATGTAATAATGTTGCAAACAATGTACactttcttgcacagaccgatcgtttcactTCATTTGACCTCAAtatatatcgtcaggagccatgGGTATTAATTCTGTGTTCtttgatatgcttttttattctcaaaaacagGTAGCCGCtaatttgcattttatgaatcaccaaagtaaaaatcttctttaattctctaccaaataaaaaaaaagtcacttacaTCTTAGATGaccagagggtgagtaaattaacaacaaattttcatttttgggagaactatccttttaaaaatcattttgatctAAAGGCTAAACCAggggtttccaaacttttttgtcagttgAATGACTTAAAGAGATTTCACATTAATATTAAGAGAATTAATGACACTTTTGTGGTTCTCtgatgttgattattagtaacatgacacacatttatttaaaaatgatacagGGCTGTGCGACTTGgccaaaaaattatattgtgaaaattTTGTCGAGCACTGCAATTTGAactaatttaacaattttatttaaaatgaaaatgtctccTATTTCTACTGCTGAGACATCCAGACACAAAGAACAGACTCCTATACTCCTAAAGGGAAGTTACTTTTTTAAGGGTTTTTCACACTTGGGTACAATTTTTACAAGAACCAACTAACACTAGAAGTTACAATACagtatttatgttttacattCTCCGATCAACCCCCATGCACATTTTCAGCAGAATATTTGCCAAATGCTGTAATCTTCTAtgcacaaaaatgctggaaattatgctaatgtgaatgtaaataaagtgaaaaatgcACGCATTGCATTTCCTAATGCACATTAAACTCACAGTGCttgcagagatggagtttgtgAGAAGCAGCATTTATACCCTGGGTTAAACCACAGGCAGAGTATACGCAATTCAAGTGTCCCAAAACCTAAGCTTTACGTATCTGTGTGGGTAGCTGTGTCTAATATCCTCTTTCAGCTCATGACAAACATCTTCAATGCATTCTTGTCATTCACTACAGGCTTAAGTAGATTTTGGAACCGCCATCTGGCTGTAAATAAAACTGACTTCATTCCACATCACTAGCCAGCCAATCGTTAACATCCATGAtctggctctgtctctctctctatatataatttactatGTAAGTATATCTATAAATAAACTAAGTTAATGCAAACTGCTGTCTTTCaaaagtttataataaaaattaatcttaAGACAGTACAGGGAGTTTACACCTTTTCttcagccttgttttcatttgtgtaaaattaaacacAATCTACCTTGACTAAACTCTCTTAGGCAGTGCTGATctctttacagaaataaattacaaactgCAAATGAACAGCAAAGTTagtctaaataaaagaaaacaacctCAATTAGATCATGCACATACACTTACATGCTAAATTACTAACTATACTTTAACTTTATAgtgaagggaaaaaaatcattttaaaattaccttGAGAAGGCTGGACAGGTCTTCATCTTTGTGCTTCTGTAACTATAAATAGAATTTGAACAGTACTTTATAAATAACAACTTGGTTACACAGTACTGTTAAAGTTTAATGTAGAGAGCAAAATAAACTTACTCTTTTCTTGAAATATGTTCTCCATTTATGATATTCTCTTATGACAATTTCAATTCTCCTTTTCCAGTACTTTCCTTCTGTTGCTATTGCCTAggtaacagaaaaacaaagtacCCCAAAAAATTAACTGTCCAAGAAACAACAGGAATATAAGTTTTTAGACATTCAGATCtaatgacgaaaaaaaaaaaaaaacacaccaaacagaCTCACCTCTGTTGGTCGATGTACTCCTGAGTCCATATTGCCATCCAAAGGAGTGACAAAATGGCAAACAGGGTTCTGTCTCTTCTCTACATCTTCAGGAAAGAGAGGCATTACAGATGGAAATTAACAATCTCATATGTTTTACCATTTCTGAGTGGTATGTTGTGTGTTTAATTACTGGACTTACATTGTATATACCAGGCTCTCCAAATAGCGTTGTTGAGGCGAATCTTGTCTCTCCACAGCAGCTTGAGGCCTTTGAAATTCTTCCATTTTGGTGACACCAACCTTCCActtatgcaaacaaaacaaatatattaaatttttttgaagagCAAGACACAGGTGCACCCATGGTAAAAATTTTAGGGCTATCAGATCATGACATTTTGGGTGTTATTGTCACACAAACAGCTGCATTTAACTATTAACTGTCTGTTTGGTTCATGTCACTTAGCTTACACATACATTGCACAGAGGTACAAAATATTGCACAGGCACAGAAtgacaaatacaattttaacatGTTTCTCTTTTGTACCCACTTTACTCAGTCTGTACTCAGACTgaattttacagtaatatttattgttggtCTTTTTTTAGTCTACTGCAGCGTTTCATTCCTTGTTATTCTGAATATGTGCAACATCAGTCTTTATCACTAAAATGTCACTAATTTGTTAAAAGAAACACTTTATTCTGGTCACATTACCACCTCAGGGAGAAGTCACTTAAAATTATTCAAGAGATATGTTGTCAATTACTCcttattcaatcaacagtttTCTTTGGAATATCGCTGTACAGGCAAAATGTGTCACTCTGCAATGTTAATAGACAAAATGAGTTCTGTTTTGgctaaaacatttgaataatttaaccttatcttttagaattaaatttttcactctaAAACCAAAGCTGCACCAttgcttgaaaaataaaatcacaaatataattACGGGCTGTCACAAACAAATCATCATGAAAAGCATTTTGTTCTATTTACACGTATAACTCATtcataagcaaaataataattttcttttctatGCTGTTGATGTGAAGTTGTCTAGTAAATTTCTCCCTCTTACTTCGTAAAAACGTATTAATCCTTGCATAATTTTCTAGGTGTGTCCACATTGTCACCCAAAAAGTgacaattctgtcaccatttacgcACTCTCACTTatcaaaaataatgttaacaacagGCTTGTTTACGCAAGATATTTTAAAAGTGGTCTATGTGACTTAAATTTTCTAGATAtacataattttaagttttattataaagaaattatatatatatatatatatatatatatattatatatattatatatatattcagatatttaaatGGTAAAAGGTGTATTCAAGTAATTGCATTTggtaataattaacaataatatttctaaataaattaacagaCCTGAAATGTGCATCACATTATTTCTAGTCACTCTTCATCTTTATTTGCAAATACACGACTGTTTAAGTATCTGTTTTGTGTAGTTGGTGGCCAAGACTGGAAGGTGAAATGTTTTACACTTCCGTATCCTACATCCTTCTACCAAAACAGTATTTTCCAAGCTTATGATAAGCCAGCTATTAAAAGATTGCGAACACAATATATTAGCTTTCCAGTGGCTCCTAAAGTAAAggaaactcattttaaaatatttaacagtatatATCCCTCATCTGAATTTTTAAGATGCCGGTTTAATTTTGAAGAAAATGTCTGTTCTTTCTGTCAAGTTGACAGAGACAACtgatcatcttttcttttttgtttgtattcCAGAATTTTCTGAGAAAATGTGTCTTATTGGTTGGAAACAAAAATTCAGTCACTACCCAACTTGGTTAGAAAGCACATTATATTTGGAATGTTATTAGatgataaaaataatgattttttcatTAATACAATGTTGATTCTGGGCAAATTTTTCttcacaaatgcaaatgtttgaaTACAAAaccttatttttctgtttttaagagAGACTTTACTTATAATTACTTTCCATCACTggaatatataaaaagtaacaagGCCCAGAAACTTGTTGGAATAATAAGATTACTTGGATTTATTTTAAGAGGAATGAAGAGACCCCtacttacacattttatttatttatatatatatatatatatatatatatatatattatatacatatatattacatacatatatatacattcatatatatatattatatatactagatatatagcatacacacatatttagatttatatatatatattatatatattatatac
The sequence above is drawn from the Cyprinus carpio isolate SPL01 chromosome B5, ASM1834038v1, whole genome shotgun sequence genome and encodes:
- the LOC109083669 gene encoding MLX-interacting protein-like isoform X1 gives rise to the protein MATRETRQYRRPTMIIKQEQDDDSDAEETTISFKKSEGRESQIIHSGHFMVSSPHTDHPPKKGYDFDTVNKQTCQTYHFGKTSTSHLSIDASLTKLFECMTLAYSGRLVSPKWKNFKGLKLLWRDKIRLNNAIWRAWYIQYVEKRQNPVCHFVTPLDGNMDSGVHRPTEAIATEGKYWKRRIEIVIREYHKWRTYFKKRLQKHKDEDLSSLLKGAEEQFSLFGEVCPDTCRVLLYQDEDFSVGGRRRSRKSHDSPVPMEMDSLFDMDVLMSEFSDTLFSTLASHQPVAWPNPREIAHAGNADMIQPGLIPLQPNLDFMDTFEPLQDLFHTLRQPAFPSTSPTAPSVTPLTSSSSQTQAPLLSSMPLSTELPSVPLDYRLTPSAPLPSHLSVSSQDNGNSVGPPYPQTYMPLLPEQVTPTVPSLLPPPAPPLPPAQQSLQCEGVSAVTTVPQPVPSIPPPSVITHTAPSTVTPTDAATSFSHRTSFELPAAPSTQPAASTSTSLNSQPVNFALPKSILPTVSSKKTRHPQRPIVPANPLPSPQLILTGPTSAVIVTPSPLNSDVVPTTGMVIASSSIPCVSAGFHILSQTQKSPQLIIPKEETTTTISNNKTSVQSASTVHDGRVSGQGSPLGAEQVPSPQSPLNPSAGMGKNEGSQGELTTLLTGQLSKSRRVNHISAEQKRRFTINACFKTLCNLVPTLRSQSNISNAATLQKTVDYIGKLQLERQQMQEETKRLREEIEELNTSISLCQEQLPDTGVPLTRHRFDHMREKFDDYVKNRTLQNWKFWIFSVIIQPLFESFNGTVSTTNNTELCETTMQWLDRYCTLPVLRPMVLRTLRQLCTSTSILTDPSLLPEEAKKAALNPKKHFSGS
- the LOC109083669 gene encoding MLX-interacting protein-like isoform X2, whose amino-acid sequence is MATRETRQYRRPTMIIKQEQDDDSDAEETTISFKKSEGRESQIIHSGHFMVSSPHTDHPPKKGYDFDTVNKQTCQTYHFGKTSTSHLSIDASLTKLFECMTLAYSGRLVSPKWKNFKGLKLLWRDKIRLNNAIWRAWYIQYVEKRQNPVCHFVTPLDGNMDSGVHRPTEAIATEGKYWKRRIEIVIREYHKWRTYFKKRLQKHKDEDLSSLLKGAEEQFSLFGEVCPDTCRVLLYQDEDFSVGGRRRSRKSHDSPVPMEMDSLFDMDVLMSEFSDTLFSTLASHQPVAWPNPREIAHAGNADMIQPGLIPLQPNLDFMDTFEPLQDLFHTLRQPAFPSTSPTAPSVTPLTSSSSQTQAPLLSSMPLSTELPSVPLDYRLTPSAPLPSHLSVSSQDNGNSVGPPYPQTYMPLLPEQVTPTVPSLLPPPAPPLPPAQQSLQCEGVSAVTTVPQPVPSIPPPSVITHTAPSTVTPTDAATSFSHRTSFELPAAPSTQPAASTSTSLNSQPVNFALPKSILPTVSSKKTRHPQRPIVPANPLPSPQLILTGPTSAVIVTPSPLNSDVVPTTGMVIASSSIPCVSAGFHILSQTQKSPQLIIPKEETTTTISNNKTSVQSASTVHDGRVSGQGSPLGAEQVPSPQSPLNPSAGMGKNEGSQSRRVNHISAEQKRRFTINACFKTLCNLVPTLRSQSNISNAATLQKTVDYIGKLQLERQQMQEETKRLREEIEELNTSISLCQEQLPDTGVPLTRHRFDHMREKFDDYVKNRTLQNWKFWIFSVIIQPLFESFNGTVSTTNNTELCETTMQWLDRYCTLPVLRPMVLRTLRQLCTSTSILTDPSLLPEEAKKAALNPKKHFSGS